In Edaphobacter dinghuensis, one genomic interval encodes:
- a CDS encoding ABC transporter permease, whose translation MTFSQDLRYAFRQLRRTPGFTLTAVLTLALGIGANIAIFTLVHAVLLKPLPIKNPQQIYRIGDGNLCCEWGGLQDSWSIFDYPFYKHLTETSPAFEQITAFSGSRYAMSIRRAGSNAAAQSTKSEFVAGNYFSTFGVQPSAGRMLTASDDRPEAPAVAVMSYRMWQQTYASDPSVIGSTFTFNGLPVTVVGIAAPQFFGDRLESDPANLWIPLHQEPVFEERGDLSNFETPGMSWLYLFGRLKPGTNPATVQAQLTAQLQQKLIADGHLDKTDLAKLPNQKILLTPGGGGISQFRSRSRDGLYLLSIASMLVLLIACANLANLLMARSAARQQQTALRLSLGATRLRLIRAVLTESVLLSLIGGAAGTLLAYGGAKALLMMAFRGATYVPISASPSLPILAFALLISLITGVVFGVAPAWIGTHADPSEGLRGGTRNIGGKAVRPQKALIVVQAALSLVLLAVAGLVTQSLRNLEKVDMGFETHGRLIASIDPMGAGYKPEQLPALYQQVQDRLNAIPGVRSASFSRFSPQNGCCMTMDISIGGRSESWIGDTDVIALRVSPHYFETIGTPVLRGRPITDQDTATSQHVAVVDDAFARKFFAGSDAIGKHFGLSLPGHGYDYEIVGVVKNTMYQSPASTQMPMYFVPFAQMIQYPQTGYARMETGTLYFRSIQLSVNGSPENYESPLRQALASINPDLAPTNVMTYSEQVAVQFNQQRLMARLTGLFSLLALLLASVGLYGVTAYNVTRRTNEIGVRMALGANRGNVLGMILRGTFSQIALGLGIGIPVAILCSRYLAHQLYGVGLFDPLILGGAAATLCVCALAAGLLPAHRAASIEPSEALRAE comes from the coding sequence ATGACATTCTCGCAGGATCTGCGTTACGCATTCCGCCAGCTGCGCCGGACGCCCGGCTTTACCTTGACGGCGGTGTTGACGCTGGCGCTGGGCATTGGAGCCAACATCGCCATCTTCACGCTCGTTCACGCGGTGCTGCTCAAGCCGCTGCCTATCAAAAATCCGCAGCAGATCTACCGCATCGGCGACGGCAATCTCTGCTGCGAGTGGGGCGGCCTGCAGGACTCGTGGAGCATCTTCGACTATCCCTTCTACAAGCACCTGACTGAAACCTCCCCGGCGTTTGAACAGATCACAGCATTCTCCGGCAGCAGGTATGCCATGAGCATCCGCCGCGCCGGTTCGAATGCAGCAGCGCAAAGTACAAAGAGCGAGTTCGTCGCGGGCAACTACTTCTCGACCTTCGGAGTGCAGCCGAGCGCAGGGAGGATGCTCACTGCTTCCGACGATCGACCCGAGGCGCCTGCCGTGGCCGTGATGAGCTATCGCATGTGGCAGCAGACCTACGCATCCGATCCTTCGGTCATCGGCTCGACCTTCACCTTTAACGGCCTGCCGGTAACGGTCGTAGGCATCGCCGCTCCGCAGTTCTTTGGCGACCGTCTGGAGAGCGACCCTGCCAATCTATGGATTCCGCTGCATCAGGAGCCGGTCTTCGAGGAGCGGGGCGATCTCTCAAACTTTGAGACGCCCGGCATGTCCTGGCTCTATCTCTTTGGACGGCTCAAGCCGGGCACGAACCCGGCCACGGTTCAGGCCCAGCTCACCGCGCAGTTGCAGCAGAAGCTCATCGCCGACGGTCATCTCGATAAAACCGATCTTGCCAAGCTTCCCAATCAGAAGATTCTCCTTACTCCGGGCGGTGGCGGCATCTCGCAGTTCAGAAGCAGATCGAGGGATGGCCTTTATCTGCTCTCCATTGCCTCAATGCTTGTGTTGTTGATTGCCTGTGCGAACCTGGCAAACCTGCTGATGGCTCGCAGCGCGGCGCGGCAGCAGCAGACCGCGCTTCGCCTGTCGCTTGGGGCCACACGCCTGCGGCTGATTCGCGCTGTGCTGACGGAGAGCGTTCTGCTCTCGCTCATCGGCGGCGCCGCCGGGACTCTGCTCGCCTATGGAGGAGCGAAGGCGCTATTGATGATGGCCTTTCGCGGCGCAACCTACGTGCCCATCAGCGCCTCGCCTTCGCTGCCGATTCTGGCCTTTGCGTTGTTGATCTCGCTGATCACGGGAGTCGTCTTCGGCGTTGCCCCGGCGTGGATCGGGACGCATGCCGATCCGTCGGAGGGTCTGCGCGGCGGCACACGCAATATCGGAGGCAAGGCAGTGCGTCCGCAGAAGGCTCTGATTGTTGTGCAGGCTGCGCTCTCGCTGGTGCTGCTGGCCGTCGCCGGTCTGGTGACGCAGAGCCTGCGCAATCTCGAAAAGGTCGACATGGGATTTGAGACGCATGGGCGGCTGATCGCCTCGATCGACCCGATGGGAGCGGGCTATAAGCCGGAGCAACTGCCCGCGCTCTATCAACAGGTACAGGATCGTCTTAACGCTATCCCCGGAGTTCGCAGCGCCAGCTTTTCGCGGTTCAGCCCGCAGAACGGCTGCTGCATGACGATGGATATCTCCATTGGCGGCCGTTCGGAGAGCTGGATCGGAGACACCGACGTCATCGCTCTGCGGGTGAGCCCGCACTACTTCGAGACGATTGGCACGCCCGTGCTGCGTGGCCGCCCCATTACCGATCAGGACACCGCCACCTCGCAGCATGTAGCCGTCGTCGACGACGCCTTCGCGCGAAAGTTCTTCGCCGGAAGCGATGCGATTGGAAAGCACTTTGGCCTCTCTCTGCCGGGCCACGGCTACGACTATGAGATCGTTGGCGTGGTGAAGAACACGATGTATCAAAGTCCCGCCTCGACGCAGATGCCGATGTACTTTGTGCCGTTTGCGCAAATGATTCAATATCCGCAGACGGGCTATGCGCGGATGGAGACGGGCACGTTGTACTTCCGTTCGATCCAGCTCAGTGTCAATGGCTCGCCCGAGAACTACGAGAGCCCGTTACGCCAAGCGCTCGCCAGCATCAATCCCGACCTGGCTCCGACCAACGTCATGACCTACAGCGAGCAGGTGGCCGTTCAGTTCAACCAGCAACGCCTGATGGCACGGCTCACCGGCCTGTTCAGCCTACTTGCACTTCTGCTGGCCTCGGTGGGGCTGTACGGCGTGACGGCCTACAACGTCACGCGACGCACCAACGAGATCGGTGTCCGCATGGCGCTGGGGGCCAATCGCGGCAACGTCCTCGGCATGATTCTGCGCGGAACATTCTCACAGATCGCTCTGGGACTCGGTATCGGTATTCCTGTGGCCATCCTCTGCAGCCGCTATCTGGCCCATCAACTCTATGGCGTCGGTCTCTTCGATCCGCTGATATTAGGCGGAGCAGCCGCTACCTTATGCGTTTGCGCTCTGGCCGCCGGACTCCTGCCCGCGCACCGTGCCGCATCGATTGAGCCGTCCGAGGCTCTCCGAGCGGAATAA
- a CDS encoding cation diffusion facilitator family transporter → MHMVATPNRKMQRVLQFSMGLTLAYVVATFFFGLRAHSLALISEAGHNVSDLLAILLSFVAVYFQARPATEEKTFGYQRAGVLAAFVNALTLIVLSAWIAIAAIHRLSAPVAVQPKLMMYVAAAGVLMNGTVATLLWRFSGDVNIRSVFLHMLGDTLSTAAVIAGGAAILFTGMTWIDPVLSIIIAAMILWSSFGIVRETLNILLEGTPRNVQLGAVRDAMEAVPGVVNVHDLHVWSLGSQSRALASHVTIPEMPMSECSSILEAINCALRDRFHIHHTTIQFETRGCETTHGCSAPPELEAVGAHDHHHHHGHSHSH, encoded by the coding sequence ATGCACATGGTCGCCACCCCTAACCGCAAGATGCAACGCGTCCTGCAGTTTTCCATGGGGCTTACGCTCGCTTATGTCGTCGCGACCTTCTTCTTCGGCCTGCGCGCCCACTCGCTGGCCCTTATCTCCGAGGCCGGGCATAACGTCTCCGACCTGCTGGCCATCCTGCTCTCCTTCGTCGCCGTCTACTTTCAGGCGCGACCCGCCACCGAAGAGAAGACGTTCGGCTACCAGCGCGCTGGCGTGCTCGCCGCCTTTGTCAATGCGCTTACGCTGATCGTGCTCTCCGCGTGGATCGCAATCGCCGCCATCCATCGTCTGAGCGCCCCGGTTGCAGTACAGCCGAAGCTGATGATGTACGTCGCCGCAGCCGGCGTGCTGATGAACGGCACCGTCGCCACGCTGCTCTGGCGCTTCTCGGGCGACGTCAACATCCGTAGCGTCTTTCTCCACATGCTGGGCGATACGCTCTCGACCGCAGCAGTCATCGCAGGCGGCGCAGCGATCCTGTTTACCGGCATGACGTGGATCGACCCTGTACTGTCGATCATCATCGCCGCCATGATTCTGTGGAGTTCGTTCGGCATCGTCCGCGAGACGCTGAACATCCTGCTCGAAGGTACGCCACGCAACGTCCAGTTGGGCGCGGTGCGCGACGCCATGGAGGCGGTTCCGGGAGTGGTCAACGTCCACGATCTGCACGTCTGGTCGCTCGGCTCGCAGTCGCGCGCGCTGGCCAGCCATGTGACGATTCCGGAGATGCCGATGTCGGAGTGCAGCAGCATCCTCGAGGCCATCAACTGCGCCTTGCGCGACCGCTTCCACATCCACCACACCACCATTCAGTTTGAGACCCGGGGCTGCGAGACCACCCACGGTTGCAGCGCTCCGCCGGAGCTGGAGGCCGTCGGCGCACACGACCACCATCACCACCACGGCCACTCGCACTCACACTAA
- a CDS encoding OsmC family protein, whose product MERSASAVWHGSLKEGKGTISTQSGTLKETQYSFATRFAEGVGTNPEELIAAAHAGCFSMALSAQLTEAGLVPDSIETTARLTLDLHGEGPTITKIHLTTKAKVPGADKAKFDELAAKAKVGCPVSKVLKAAEITLDATLV is encoded by the coding sequence ATGGAACGCAGCGCAAGCGCAGTCTGGCATGGCAGTTTGAAAGAGGGCAAAGGCACCATCTCCACCCAGAGCGGCACCCTGAAGGAGACGCAGTATAGCTTCGCCACCCGGTTTGCCGAGGGCGTCGGAACCAATCCCGAAGAGTTGATTGCAGCAGCCCACGCCGGCTGCTTCAGCATGGCGCTGAGCGCCCAGTTGACCGAAGCCGGTCTCGTCCCCGACTCCATCGAGACGACGGCTCGGCTCACGCTCGACCTGCACGGGGAAGGCCCCACCATCACCAAGATCCATCTGACCACCAAGGCCAAGGTTCCCGGTGCGGACAAGGCGAAGTTCGACGAGCTTGCCGCCAAAGCCAAGGTCGGCTGCCCGGTGTCGAAGGTGCTGAAGGCTGCGGAGATCACGCTGGACGCGACATTAGTCTAG
- the bamA gene encoding outer membrane protein assembly factor BamA, with the protein MRIFTVNRESGSSLKSKTKPVCTRSSRSRIAQAVLFFSLAAFSGPALMAQNNAATTPTAEQGVQTLCQPEVIGNRRIPKESVLARLFSHQNDLYDPSVVERDFNSLWNTGYFDNIRIERLDTSKCVQLIIYVKEKPTIKELLYKGLSSVSQSDVLEAFKKAKVGLSVESQYDPTKIKRAEVVIKEMLAAHGHQFASVTETIKTIPPAGVSVTFNVKEGPTVKVGKIEFTGNSALSDRTLRRAMKNLKPIGIPHSILLENLFARTFDATKLDEDTERVRQAYRDRGYFKALTTEPTTHVRDAGGLNPFTLRPSKGKRVDILMPVEEGERYRLGGITFSGNKAVTNIKVLRAQFTQKDGEWFDATKFQKGLDQLRKSYGELGYINFVGSPTPRIDEAKKLIYLNIDIDEGKPFYVSRIEFTGNTITRDKVIRRELLLEEGQVYNSRLWDLSILRLNQLNYFDTLKADQDSESRQNADDGTVDLLLKLKEKGKNSIGLNGGISGLSGTFIGLNYSTNNFLGLGETLSVQANIGDLSRQLSFGFTEPYLHNKPISLGMQVFTQKYDYNPAKSYGIANNQSQNLTNAQQSLLTNYNTATTGLTITTSEPLRHLWTRTGVARIGLAYALSRSSVSTFNDNTRNVFQSLAFRSGVQGPNQLNGIVTSVLTPSFTFSSLDRAVGPHNGKDFNFDIQVAGIGGNVKYYSPQLSYRQFFPMKGLKVNREGHNVLGYRIQFAHTAGFGGDVAPPTNRFYSGGDQDIRGFDVRSAGPYTFIPTRVMFNLTNPDGNTVPIDPTNPTLGSIKIPIPVYRMVSIGGDTSFTSNVEYRIPIVSQVTFAFFTDFNLTFDAQASQLRQSVAGQAVIAGASYGCPTFVNGSCFGGQSVSFPQQLHVVPGTNFVPRMSNGAELQVILPIVNAPFRLYYAYNPLRLYKTIPQELAVPNSGVGNTFQSFFPNSDAGLYSYQQAVQYYGANYLLREPRKTFRLTVSTTF; encoded by the coding sequence GTGCGTATCTTTACCGTGAATCGAGAGAGCGGAAGCTCCCTGAAAAGCAAGACCAAGCCTGTGTGCACGCGCTCCAGCCGCTCCCGCATTGCCCAAGCCGTGCTCTTTTTCTCCCTTGCCGCCTTCTCCGGCCCGGCCCTGATGGCGCAGAATAATGCCGCCACGACCCCCACCGCAGAGCAGGGAGTGCAGACCTTATGCCAGCCGGAGGTGATCGGCAACCGGCGTATCCCCAAGGAATCGGTGCTGGCGCGCTTGTTCAGCCACCAGAACGACCTGTACGATCCATCGGTCGTCGAGCGGGACTTCAACTCCCTGTGGAACACGGGCTACTTTGACAACATTCGTATTGAGCGGTTGGACACGTCGAAGTGCGTTCAGCTCATCATCTACGTCAAGGAAAAGCCGACCATCAAGGAGCTTCTGTACAAGGGGCTCAGTTCGGTCTCGCAGTCCGATGTGCTCGAAGCCTTCAAGAAGGCCAAGGTCGGCCTCTCGGTTGAGAGCCAGTACGACCCCACCAAGATCAAGCGGGCCGAGGTCGTCATCAAGGAGATGCTGGCGGCGCACGGCCATCAATTTGCCAGCGTCACCGAGACCATCAAGACCATTCCTCCGGCAGGCGTCTCCGTCACCTTCAATGTGAAGGAAGGCCCGACCGTTAAGGTGGGCAAGATCGAGTTCACCGGCAACAGCGCCCTGAGCGACCGTACCCTGCGCCGGGCGATGAAGAACCTGAAGCCGATCGGCATACCGCACTCGATTCTTCTTGAGAACCTCTTTGCCCGGACCTTCGACGCGACCAAGCTCGACGAAGACACCGAGCGCGTCCGTCAGGCGTACCGCGACCGCGGCTACTTCAAGGCGCTGACCACCGAACCAACCACCCACGTCCGCGATGCAGGCGGCCTGAATCCGTTCACGCTGCGTCCCTCCAAGGGCAAGCGCGTCGATATCCTGATGCCGGTCGAAGAGGGTGAGCGTTACCGTCTGGGCGGCATTACCTTCTCCGGCAATAAAGCCGTGACGAATATTAAGGTTCTGCGCGCACAGTTCACGCAGAAGGACGGCGAGTGGTTTGACGCCACCAAGTTCCAGAAGGGCCTTGACCAGTTGCGCAAGTCCTACGGCGAGCTGGGCTACATCAACTTCGTCGGATCGCCCACCCCGCGCATCGACGAAGCCAAGAAGCTGATCTATCTGAACATCGACATCGACGAGGGCAAGCCCTTCTATGTGTCGCGCATCGAGTTCACCGGCAATACCATTACCCGCGACAAGGTCATCCGCCGCGAGCTGCTGCTCGAAGAGGGCCAGGTCTACAACTCCCGTCTCTGGGACCTCTCGATCCTGCGCCTGAACCAGTTGAACTACTTCGACACGCTGAAGGCCGATCAGGACTCCGAGAGCCGTCAGAATGCGGACGACGGAACCGTCGATCTGCTGCTGAAGCTCAAGGAAAAGGGCAAGAACTCCATCGGCCTGAACGGCGGTATCAGCGGCCTGTCGGGAACTTTTATCGGGTTGAACTACTCGACCAACAACTTCCTGGGTCTGGGCGAGACGCTCTCGGTGCAGGCGAACATCGGCGACCTGTCGCGCCAGTTGAGCTTCGGATTTACCGAGCCTTACCTGCACAACAAGCCGATCTCGCTGGGCATGCAGGTGTTCACGCAAAAGTACGACTACAACCCGGCCAAGAGCTACGGCATCGCCAACAACCAGAGCCAGAACCTGACCAATGCACAACAGTCGCTGCTGACCAACTACAACACGGCGACTACCGGTCTGACGATCACCACGAGCGAGCCGCTGCGTCATCTGTGGACGCGCACCGGTGTCGCCCGCATCGGTTTGGCCTACGCGCTGTCGCGCTCCTCGGTATCGACGTTCAACGACAACACGCGCAACGTCTTCCAGTCGCTGGCCTTCCGTTCCGGAGTCCAGGGCCCGAACCAGTTGAACGGTATCGTGACCTCGGTGCTGACGCCGAGCTTTACCTTCTCGAGCCTCGACCGCGCGGTCGGGCCGCATAACGGTAAGGACTTCAACTTCGACATCCAGGTTGCAGGCATCGGCGGCAACGTTAAGTACTACTCGCCGCAACTGAGCTACCGTCAGTTCTTCCCGATGAAGGGCCTGAAGGTTAATCGCGAAGGCCATAACGTGCTCGGCTACCGTATCCAGTTCGCGCATACGGCTGGCTTCGGCGGCGATGTCGCTCCGCCCACCAACCGCTTCTACAGCGGCGGCGATCAGGACATCCGCGGCTTCGACGTCCGTTCGGCCGGGCCGTATACCTTCATCCCGACGCGGGTGATGTTCAACCTGACCAACCCCGATGGCAACACAGTTCCTATCGATCCGACCAACCCGACGCTTGGCTCGATCAAGATCCCGATACCGGTGTACCGCATGGTCTCGATCGGCGGCGACACCAGCTTCACGAGCAACGTGGAGTACCGTATCCCGATCGTCAGCCAGGTGACGTTTGCGTTCTTCACCGACTTCAACCTGACCTTCGACGCGCAGGCTAGCCAGTTGCGGCAGAGCGTCGCCGGACAGGCGGTCATCGCCGGTGCATCGTACGGCTGCCCCACCTTCGTCAACGGCTCCTGCTTCGGCGGCCAGTCGGTGTCGTTCCCGCAACAGCTGCATGTGGTGCCGGGAACCAACTTTGTGCCGCGTATGTCGAACGGTGCCGAGCTGCAGGTGATCCTGCCGATCGTCAACGCTCCCTTCCGGCTCTACTACGCCTACAACCCGCTGCGTCTCTACAAGACCATCCCGCAGGAGCTTGCGGTACCGAACTCCGGTGTCGGCAACACCTTCCAGAGCTTCTTCCCGAACTCGGACGCGGGCTTGTACAGCTACCAGCAGGCGGTGCAGTACTACGGCGCAAACTACCTGCTGCGCGAACCGCGTAAAACCTTCCGCCTGACGGTCAGCACGACCTTCTAG
- the murQ gene encoding N-acetylmuramic acid 6-phosphate etherase, with product MNLAALPTEARNPASEHIDQLPTLDMLRVINDEDAKVAAAVAAELPHIANAVDAIAARFEQGGRLFYIGAGTSGRLGVLDASECPPTFSVPATLFQGIIAGGDGALRNSSEASEDSPEQGAADLVSHAFTAQDALIGIAASGRTPYVLGALTHARKLGALTISLTCVPDSQMAAIADIAIAPATGPEVLTGSTRLKAGTATKLVLNMLSTGVMIRAGAVYGNLMVNVQPTNAKLVDRAQRIISAATGVDQPAAAKLLSEAGSVKTAILMQKRSLDRSAAEEKLKASRGSLAAALQ from the coding sequence ATGAATCTCGCCGCCCTGCCCACCGAAGCCCGTAATCCAGCTAGCGAACACATCGACCAGCTCCCCACCCTCGATATGCTGCGCGTCATCAACGACGAGGACGCCAAGGTTGCCGCCGCCGTCGCCGCCGAGCTTCCCCACATTGCCAACGCCGTCGACGCCATCGCCGCCCGCTTCGAGCAGGGTGGCCGCCTCTTCTATATAGGAGCAGGCACCAGCGGCCGCCTCGGCGTCCTCGACGCCTCCGAGTGCCCGCCCACCTTCTCCGTCCCTGCAACGCTCTTTCAGGGCATCATCGCCGGCGGCGACGGCGCACTGCGCAACTCCAGCGAGGCCTCCGAAGACTCTCCCGAGCAGGGCGCAGCCGACCTCGTCTCCCACGCCTTCACCGCCCAGGACGCCCTGATCGGCATCGCCGCCAGCGGACGGACACCGTATGTCCTCGGTGCTCTCACCCACGCCCGCAAACTCGGCGCACTGACGATCTCGCTCACCTGCGTTCCCGACTCGCAGATGGCGGCCATCGCCGACATCGCCATCGCCCCGGCCACCGGCCCCGAGGTCCTCACCGGAAGCACCCGCCTCAAAGCCGGCACCGCCACAAAATTAGTGCTCAACATGCTGAGCACCGGAGTCATGATCCGCGCCGGGGCAGTCTACGGCAACCTCATGGTCAACGTCCAGCCGACGAACGCCAAATTAGTCGACCGCGCCCAGCGCATCATCAGCGCGGCCACCGGCGTCGATCAGCCCGCCGCCGCAAAACTTCTCTCCGAAGCCGGAAGCGTCAAGACCGCCATCCTCATGCAGAAGCGCTCGCTCGACCGGAGCGCCGCGGAAGAAAAACTAAAGGCATCCCGAGGAAGCCTCGCTGCAGCATTGCAATAA
- a CDS encoding glycerophosphodiester phosphodiesterase family protein: MKFLPFAVGPLVLASASLVAQQAPTMPTNPFLGLMTAARAHAKAHGAPVPVLSPVDATLLGANPPVDVTQLHQAGFRVVPWTTNDPVKMRALINLRVDGIITDRPDILQTILKQEAADHPADDAYFARFDVAAHRGGRGLRPENTLPSFEDGLDHLATTLETDTGVTTDHVSMIWHDQFLNPQSCRHADGTPYTLANRVYTRDISSTEAQRTFICDKLRTGPYPPNTQTNDLSLSPVAVAFAKHEHLISPYVPTNVEQLFHFVAFYVKYYTTGPGKSNPNAATRASNAARVRFNIETKILPLPNDPAGRSVANLPVPKANAEPTTNHTVDPQTFVTTLCGIITRNHMESRSEVQSFDFRTLQLVEEQFPKIPTYYLTASPKILSTEFVPTALRQP, from the coding sequence ATGAAATTTCTCCCTTTTGCCGTCGGCCCTCTCGTCCTCGCATCCGCTTCACTCGTTGCCCAGCAGGCCCCCACCATGCCCACCAATCCCTTTCTCGGCCTTATGACCGCCGCCCGCGCCCATGCCAAAGCTCACGGCGCACCCGTCCCCGTTCTCTCGCCCGTCGATGCCACACTGCTCGGCGCCAATCCTCCCGTCGATGTCACGCAGCTCCACCAGGCCGGCTTCCGCGTCGTTCCCTGGACCACCAACGACCCGGTCAAGATGCGGGCCCTGATCAACCTCCGCGTCGACGGCATCATCACCGATCGCCCCGACATCCTGCAGACCATCCTCAAGCAAGAGGCCGCCGACCACCCCGCCGACGACGCCTACTTCGCCCGCTTCGACGTAGCCGCGCATCGCGGAGGCCGCGGACTCCGCCCCGAAAACACCCTGCCGTCATTCGAAGACGGCCTCGACCACCTCGCCACCACGCTCGAGACCGACACCGGCGTCACCACCGACCACGTCTCCATGATCTGGCACGATCAGTTCCTCAACCCACAGTCCTGCCGCCACGCCGACGGCACGCCCTACACGCTGGCCAACCGCGTCTATACCCGCGACATCTCGAGCACCGAGGCGCAGCGCACCTTCATCTGCGACAAGCTCCGCACCGGCCCCTACCCGCCGAACACGCAGACCAACGACCTCAGCCTCTCGCCCGTCGCGGTCGCCTTCGCCAAACACGAGCACCTCATCAGCCCCTACGTCCCCACCAACGTCGAGCAGCTCTTCCACTTCGTCGCCTTCTACGTGAAGTACTACACCACCGGCCCCGGCAAATCGAACCCCAACGCCGCCACCCGCGCCTCCAACGCAGCCAGGGTGCGCTTCAACATCGAGACCAAGATTCTGCCGTTGCCCAACGACCCTGCGGGCCGCTCGGTCGCCAACCTGCCCGTGCCGAAAGCCAACGCAGAACCCACCACCAACCACACCGTCGACCCGCAAACCTTCGTCACAACGCTCTGCGGAATCATCACGCGCAACCACATGGAGAGCCGCTCCGAAGTCCAGAGCTTCGACTTCCGCACCCTGCAACTGGTCGAAGAGCAATTCCCCAAAATCCCCACCTACTACCTAACCGCCAGCCCCAAGATACTGAGTACAGAGTTCGTACCAACTGCGCTGCGCCAGCCCTAA